Proteins encoded together in one Mycobacterium sp. MS1601 window:
- the lepA gene encoding translation elongation factor 4 produces MPISSFADKTFTPPAQIRNFSIIAHIDHGKSTLADRMLGITGVVADRDMRAQYLDRMDIERERGITIKAQNVRLPWSVEGEDYVLHLIDTPGHVDFTYEVSRALEACEGAVLLVDAAQGIEAQTLANLYLALDRDLTIIPVLNKIDLPAADPERYAGEIAHIIGCEPDDVLRVSGKTGAGVPELLDAVVRQIPAPQGNADAPARAMIFDSVYDIYRGVVTYVRVVDGKLNPREKIKMMSTGATHELLEVGIVSPEPKATTGLGVGEVGYLITGVKDVRQSKVGDTVTSARNGATEALTGYREPKPMVYSGLYPVDGSDYPNLREALDKLQLNDAALTYEPETSVALGFGFRCGFLGLLHMEITRERLEREFDLDLISTSPNVVYRVITEGKNTPDQALVVTNPSDWPEGKIRAVYEPVVKVTIIAPSEFIGTIMELCQSRRGELGGMDYLSPERVELRYTMPLGEIIFDFFDSLKSRTRGYASLDYEESGEQEADLVKVDILLQGEAVDAFSAIVHKDSAAEYGNKMTTKLKELIPRQQFEVPIQAAIGAKIIARENIRAIRKDVLSKCYGGDITRKRKLLEKQKEGKKRMKTIGRVDVPQEAFVAALSTDSSADKGKK; encoded by the coding sequence ATTCCCATCAGCAGTTTCGCCGACAAGACCTTCACCCCCCCGGCGCAGATCCGCAACTTCAGCATCATCGCCCATATCGACCATGGGAAATCGACACTGGCGGACAGGATGCTGGGGATCACCGGCGTGGTCGCCGACCGTGACATGCGGGCGCAGTACCTCGATCGCATGGACATCGAGCGCGAGCGTGGCATCACCATCAAGGCGCAGAACGTCCGGTTGCCCTGGTCGGTCGAGGGTGAGGACTACGTACTGCACCTGATCGACACGCCCGGCCACGTCGACTTCACCTACGAGGTGTCCCGCGCGCTGGAGGCCTGTGAGGGTGCGGTGTTGCTGGTGGACGCCGCCCAGGGCATCGAGGCGCAGACGCTGGCCAATCTCTACCTGGCGCTGGACCGTGACCTGACGATCATCCCGGTGCTCAACAAGATCGATCTGCCCGCGGCGGATCCGGAACGCTACGCCGGCGAGATCGCGCACATCATCGGATGTGAACCCGACGACGTGCTGCGGGTGTCCGGGAAGACCGGTGCCGGGGTGCCCGAACTCCTGGATGCGGTGGTGCGCCAGATCCCCGCTCCTCAGGGCAACGCCGACGCACCCGCGCGCGCCATGATCTTCGACTCGGTCTACGACATCTACCGGGGCGTGGTCACCTACGTCCGCGTGGTCGACGGCAAGCTCAACCCGCGCGAGAAGATCAAGATGATGTCCACCGGCGCCACACACGAGCTGCTGGAGGTCGGCATCGTCTCACCCGAGCCGAAGGCCACCACCGGTCTCGGCGTCGGCGAAGTCGGCTACCTCATCACCGGTGTCAAGGATGTCCGCCAGTCCAAGGTCGGCGACACCGTGACCTCGGCTCGCAACGGGGCCACCGAAGCGCTCACCGGGTACCGCGAACCCAAGCCCATGGTGTATTCGGGGCTGTATCCGGTGGACGGGTCCGACTACCCGAACCTGCGTGAGGCGCTGGACAAGCTGCAGCTCAACGACGCCGCGCTGACCTACGAGCCCGAGACGTCGGTGGCACTCGGGTTCGGTTTCCGCTGTGGCTTCCTGGGGCTGCTGCACATGGAGATCACCCGTGAGCGTCTCGAGCGCGAGTTCGACCTCGACCTGATCTCCACCTCACCCAACGTTGTCTACCGGGTGATCACGGAGGGCAAGAACACTCCGGACCAGGCGCTGGTGGTGACCAATCCGTCCGACTGGCCCGAGGGCAAGATCCGCGCCGTCTACGAACCCGTGGTGAAGGTGACCATCATCGCGCCCAGCGAGTTCATCGGCACCATCATGGAGCTGTGCCAGTCCCGCCGAGGCGAGCTCGGCGGAATGGACTACCTGTCGCCGGAGCGGGTCGAGCTGCGCTACACCATGCCGCTGGGCGAGATCATCTTCGACTTCTTCGACTCATTGAAGTCCCGCACCCGCGGTTATGCCAGCCTGGACTACGAAGAGTCCGGTGAGCAGGAAGCCGATCTGGTGAAGGTCGACATCCTGTTGCAGGGGGAGGCCGTCGACGCGTTCAGTGCGATCGTGCACAAGGATTCGGCCGCCGAGTACGGCAACAAGATGACCACCAAACTCAAGGAGTTGATCCCGCGCCAGCAGTTCGAGGTGCCCATCCAGGCGGCGATCGGCGCGAAAATCATTGCCCGCGAGAATATTCGGGCCATCCGCAAGGACGTGCTGTCCAAGTGCTACGGCGGTGACATCACCCGTAAGCGCAAGCTGCTGGAGAAGCAGAAGGAAGGCAAGAAGCGCATGAAGACCATCGGACGGGTCGACGTGCCGCAGGAGGCGTTCGTCGCGGCATTGTCCACCGACTCGTCGGCGGACAAGGGCAAAAAATAG
- a CDS encoding sensor domain-containing protein, which yields MLRHGLLAAVAAVALTGCTNVVVGTAKPADAGGSDGPRSGDLASTLLSVEEINSIMGADDIELVESIDEMVDHSGDVSDPACLGALYNAEDIIYSGSGWTEVADEVLTQPTDDPAHWVEQTAVRFPSEQDASAFYESSKTQWQECVDQELSMFDGDYVFTWVFEAMTVSDTMISQNALQLDADGWTCQHAMSAVSDVVVEASACSMSPDEQAVTIVEALAKNVG from the coding sequence GTGCTGCGACACGGTCTGCTGGCCGCGGTGGCCGCGGTGGCGTTGACCGGTTGTACCAATGTGGTTGTGGGAACAGCGAAGCCGGCTGACGCGGGTGGTTCGGACGGTCCGCGTTCGGGTGACCTGGCCTCCACACTGCTCAGCGTCGAGGAGATCAACTCGATCATGGGTGCCGACGACATCGAGTTGGTGGAGTCCATCGACGAGATGGTCGATCACAGCGGCGACGTGTCGGACCCCGCGTGTCTGGGGGCGCTCTACAACGCCGAGGACATCATCTACTCCGGCAGTGGGTGGACCGAAGTCGCCGACGAGGTGCTGACGCAGCCCACTGATGACCCCGCGCACTGGGTGGAGCAGACGGCCGTGCGGTTCCCGTCCGAGCAGGACGCCTCGGCGTTCTACGAGTCGTCGAAGACCCAGTGGCAGGAGTGCGTGGACCAGGAGCTGTCGATGTTCGACGGCGATTACGTGTTCACCTGGGTGTTCGAGGCGATGACGGTGTCCGACACCATGATCAGTCAGAACGCTCTGCAGCTCGACGCCGACGGCTGGACCTGTCAGCACGCCATGTCGGCGGTGTCGGACGTCGTGGTCGAGGCATCGGCGTGCAGCATGTCACCCGACGAGCAGGCGGTCACCATCGTCGAGGCGTTGGCCAAGAACGTCGGCTGA
- a CDS encoding PDR/VanB family oxidoreductase, with translation MPSADSLQVRVTATRWEAHRVTSFELAPVDGQNLPPWSPGAHIDVRLPSGTVRQYSLCGDLANRQAYRIAVLELPQGRGGSLEVHRELRAGTVLTIGAPRSNFALVDADRYVFVAGGIGITPLLPMIQHVAERGIKWELFYGARSREHFAFLGRLGNDSVHLVAQDTDGLIDLEQVVAESVGAALYCCGPRPLMDALSARMLREHRTADLHIEHFGATAVPSGDVAQDGFDLELARSGVVVTVPAGQSVLEAVRGAGVDHPSSCEMGFCGTCEARVLSGAVDHRDELLTEEEKARGTTMLICVSRAAGERLALDI, from the coding sequence ATGCCGTCGGCTGACTCGCTGCAGGTGCGGGTCACCGCGACGCGGTGGGAGGCTCACCGCGTCACGTCGTTCGAGCTGGCACCGGTCGACGGCCAGAACCTGCCACCGTGGTCACCCGGTGCCCACATCGACGTGCGCCTACCGTCGGGCACGGTGCGGCAGTACTCGCTCTGCGGCGACCTCGCCAACCGGCAGGCCTATCGCATTGCGGTACTGGAGCTGCCGCAGGGTCGGGGCGGCTCACTCGAGGTGCACCGCGAACTGCGCGCGGGCACCGTCCTCACCATCGGGGCGCCTCGCTCCAACTTCGCCCTGGTGGACGCCGACCGGTACGTGTTCGTCGCCGGCGGTATCGGCATCACACCGCTGCTGCCGATGATCCAGCACGTCGCCGAGCGCGGCATCAAGTGGGAATTGTTCTACGGCGCCCGATCCCGGGAACATTTCGCCTTCCTCGGCCGGCTCGGCAACGACTCGGTACACCTGGTGGCGCAGGACACCGACGGGCTGATCGACCTCGAGCAGGTGGTGGCCGAATCCGTTGGTGCGGCGCTGTACTGCTGCGGGCCCCGTCCGCTGATGGATGCGTTGTCCGCGCGGATGCTGCGCGAGCATCGCACCGCTGACCTGCACATCGAGCACTTCGGCGCTACGGCGGTGCCGTCCGGCGATGTCGCGCAGGATGGTTTCGACCTCGAACTGGCGCGCAGCGGCGTCGTGGTGACCGTGCCCGCGGGGCAGTCCGTGCTCGAGGCGGTTCGCGGCGCGGGAGTCGATCATCCCTCGTCGTGCGAGATGGGCTTCTGCGGCACGTGCGAGGCACGGGTGCTGTCCGGCGCCGTCGATCACCGCGACGAGTTGCTCACCGAGGAGGAGAAGGCCCGCGGCACCACCATGTTGATCTGCGTGTCCCGGGCCGCCGGCGAACGCCTGGCCTTGGACATCTGA
- a CDS encoding aromatic ring-hydroxylating dioxygenase subunit alpha — MTLTTPARTSSSRRELAEAAMRRSWFPVARIGDLDTPQRATLLGEKLVVYRDGTGRVAVQSRRCPHRGGDLSRGEIHAGSISCPYHGWEFASTDGTCSRIPSLADQSKIPPRAAITSYPAVERYGHVWTVLEDPIRDLYEIQEWDGVDLEWLAADPIDSGVGVGISIENFRDVAHFPFVHKVSMGPTPEVVEPLQVSRDGLDVWMDRPLNAGTGDWAEDGNCMMRYRCAAPGFASITYHYEQLGRRVVAGFPSPVSYEEVKIFWGWPTKSATEVPTCRSVCASKKWCTSRTSPWWSTSSPARSPGTVKSSNSRCQLTSSPSTTVVASTT, encoded by the coding sequence ATGACTCTGACAACACCTGCGAGGACCTCGTCCAGCAGACGCGAACTCGCCGAAGCCGCGATGCGCCGGTCCTGGTTTCCCGTCGCGCGCATCGGCGATCTCGACACCCCCCAGCGCGCCACCCTGCTGGGCGAGAAGCTGGTGGTCTACCGCGACGGCACCGGTCGGGTGGCCGTGCAGTCGCGACGCTGCCCGCACCGCGGCGGCGACCTGTCCCGCGGTGAGATACACGCCGGGTCCATCAGCTGCCCCTACCACGGGTGGGAGTTCGCCAGCACCGACGGCACCTGCAGCCGGATTCCGTCACTGGCGGACCAGTCCAAGATCCCGCCTCGCGCTGCAATCACCAGCTACCCCGCTGTGGAGCGCTACGGCCACGTGTGGACGGTGCTGGAAGACCCGATCCGCGACCTCTACGAGATACAGGAGTGGGACGGCGTCGACCTGGAATGGCTGGCTGCCGATCCGATCGATTCCGGTGTCGGAGTGGGCATCTCGATAGAGAACTTCCGCGATGTCGCCCACTTTCCGTTTGTACACAAGGTCTCCATGGGTCCCACTCCGGAGGTGGTGGAGCCACTCCAGGTCAGCCGCGACGGGCTCGACGTGTGGATGGACCGGCCGCTGAATGCCGGCACCGGGGACTGGGCTGAAGACGGCAACTGCATGATGCGATATCGCTGCGCGGCACCGGGTTTCGCATCCATCACCTATCACTACGAGCAGCTCGGTCGGCGGGTCGTCGCCGGCTTCCCGTCACCGGTCTCCTACGAGGAAGTCAAGATCTTCTGGGGGTGGCCAACGAAGTCGGCTACCGAGGTGCCGACCTGCAGGAGTGTCTGCGCATCGAAGAAATGGTGTACCTCGAGGACATCCCCGTGGTGGAGCACGTCGAGCCCCGCGAGATCCCCTGGGACGGTGAAGTCCTCGAACTCTCGGTGCCAGCTGACCTCTTCACCCTCAACTACCGTCGTTGCTTCCACGACCTGA
- a CDS encoding SDR family NAD(P)-dependent oxidoreductase: protein MTALPETGLSGRVAFVTGAARGMGATHAATLAHRGADLLLADIDTAELEGVAEQVRSDTGRRVHTMALDVTTTDAGAAVAAQVEEHFTQLDIVVHNAGIMHDWRTLADTPVSALQPYLDVNVLGPYDITRVLAPLLGRSQAARVIFISSQWGQLPDGHSYGYMVSKAAQLGLMKALAKELLPQRILVNAIAPGAVHTRMVPDEVYDTELAAVPLGRLADPAEISAAVAFLAGDGAAFITGQILAVNGGALIPAA, encoded by the coding sequence GTGACGGCGCTGCCGGAAACCGGCTTGTCCGGCCGGGTCGCGTTCGTCACCGGCGCAGCCCGCGGGATGGGCGCCACACATGCCGCCACGCTCGCCCACCGCGGCGCCGACCTGCTGCTTGCCGACATCGACACCGCAGAGCTGGAAGGCGTCGCCGAGCAGGTTCGTTCGGACACCGGGCGCCGAGTACACACCATGGCCCTCGACGTCACCACCACTGACGCCGGGGCAGCGGTGGCCGCCCAGGTCGAGGAACACTTCACACAGCTGGACATCGTGGTGCACAACGCGGGCATCATGCACGACTGGCGCACCCTGGCAGACACACCCGTCTCGGCACTACAGCCCTACCTGGACGTCAACGTCCTGGGACCGTACGACATCACCCGTGTCCTGGCGCCACTACTGGGACGCAGTCAGGCGGCGCGAGTCATCTTCATCTCCTCACAGTGGGGTCAACTACCCGACGGGCACTCGTACGGCTACATGGTGTCCAAGGCGGCTCAGCTGGGGTTGATGAAAGCCCTTGCCAAAGAGCTACTGCCACAGCGCATTCTGGTCAACGCCATCGCGCCCGGAGCGGTGCACACCCGGATGGTTCCCGACGAGGTCTACGACACCGAACTGGCCGCCGTCCCCCTCGGACGCCTGGCCGATCCCGCCGAGATCTCCGCTGCCGTGGCATTCCTGGCCGGGGATGGCGCCGCCTTCATCACCGGACAGATCCTGGCCGTCAACGGCGGCGCACTCATCCCTGCCGCCTGA
- a CDS encoding C45 family autoproteolytic acyltransferase/hydolase, with amino-acid sequence MTRRFRSTHTDPMRRGEEFGAAHAGQIAAVITAYQGLFDAAAQQRVDLDDWGAAALERTATFAPALATEMTGIATGAAVPVTHIAAINARTEILAAARVATANRPANECSTVVALRRSEPPLAIQAWDWYADLAQLWLVWDIPHADGHRTTTLTEYGIVGKIGVNDRGLGVHFNILHHRDDGAGIGVPVHVLARSVLDSARDLNQALVTLAQAPVSASSSLTLVAASGTESAAVSVEVSPAGVGYALPDSEGLLIHTNHFLSAPGSLADTELRDGPDSVLRYDMLRRALAGRGELDAADVVGALSSHLLGGGGTCCHVDTTLAPSAHFQTLATVALDIRAGTLAVHAGGPCTAPATLVAPTMREGTVPTLKRIDNMDILTRDVDTLVQFYHGVLGLPFHLPYEKDEEWAAINLGNVTLYIFKSEVGEHAPRRTAVNPDNPPGYDSIAFEVDDLDAAEAELDGHVEWVDERIEWKHPNGTWYRYRPFFDPDGNMLYITEPHIAETVS; translated from the coding sequence GTGACTCGTCGATTCCGCTCCACCCACACCGACCCCATGCGCCGGGGTGAGGAATTCGGCGCCGCACACGCCGGCCAGATCGCGGCCGTCATCACCGCGTACCAGGGCCTGTTCGACGCCGCCGCCCAGCAACGGGTCGACCTCGATGATTGGGGTGCGGCTGCGCTGGAGCGCACGGCCACATTCGCACCGGCACTCGCCACGGAGATGACCGGAATCGCCACTGGCGCAGCGGTACCGGTGACACATATCGCCGCAATCAACGCGCGGACGGAAATCCTGGCCGCCGCCCGGGTAGCCACGGCCAACCGACCAGCAAATGAATGCTCGACCGTGGTGGCGCTGCGCCGCAGTGAGCCGCCGCTGGCGATCCAGGCCTGGGACTGGTACGCGGATCTGGCGCAGCTGTGGCTGGTGTGGGACATTCCGCACGCCGACGGCCATCGGACCACCACACTGACCGAATACGGCATCGTCGGCAAGATCGGGGTGAACGACCGCGGCCTCGGCGTCCACTTCAACATCCTGCACCACCGCGACGACGGCGCCGGGATCGGCGTGCCGGTGCACGTGCTGGCCCGATCGGTGCTCGACAGCGCGCGTGACCTCAACCAAGCGTTGGTCACGCTGGCCCAGGCTCCGGTGTCGGCGTCGAGTTCACTGACACTGGTCGCCGCCAGCGGCACCGAGTCAGCAGCCGTCAGCGTCGAGGTCAGCCCGGCCGGGGTGGGCTACGCCCTACCCGATTCCGAAGGGTTGCTGATCCACACCAACCACTTCCTGAGCGCCCCAGGCAGTCTCGCCGACACCGAGTTGCGCGACGGACCGGATTCCGTGCTGCGCTACGACATGCTGCGGCGAGCTCTCGCAGGCCGGGGCGAGCTCGACGCCGCCGACGTAGTGGGCGCGCTGTCGTCACATCTGCTCGGCGGTGGCGGCACCTGCTGCCACGTCGACACAACCTTGGCGCCGTCGGCCCACTTCCAGACCCTGGCCACCGTCGCCCTCGACATTCGCGCCGGCACGCTCGCCGTGCATGCCGGCGGACCCTGCACCGCCCCCGCCACGCTCGTGGCCCCCACGATGAGAGAAGGAACAGTGCCCACCCTCAAACGCATCGACAACATGGACATCCTGACCCGCGACGTCGACACGCTGGTGCAGTTCTACCACGGTGTCCTGGGTCTGCCGTTCCACCTGCCCTATGAGAAGGACGAGGAGTGGGCGGCCATCAACCTGGGTAACGTCACCCTCTACATCTTCAAATCGGAAGTGGGCGAACACGCCCCGCGCCGTACCGCGGTCAACCCCGACAATCCACCCGGATACGACTCGATCGCCTTCGAGGTCGATGATCTCGATGCCGCCGAGGCCGAACTCGACGGCCACGTCGAGTGGGTGGACGAGCGCATCGAATGGAAGCACCCCAACGGCACGTGGTACCGGTACCGCCCGTTCTTCGACCCCGACGGCAACATGCTCTACATCACCGAACCCCACATCGCCGAGACGGTGTCGTGA
- a CDS encoding polysaccharide deacetylase family protein, with the protein MPGPHSFPDGNTSAVSLTFDVDAEAGWLGEGPEYARRLTILSEGRYGVTRGIPRILELLARHAIPATFFVPGHTAEQHPAMVEALLEAGHEIAHHGYLHLRSDKVSPVAQAEEIERGLEVFERLGVPAPRGYRSTSWELTPETFELLVQHGFAYDSSCMGDDRPYLERWEDLEILEIPVHWSLDDWPRFGWNIDGGGNVADPEELRRTWIAEFDSARAEQRHTSFTMHPEVIGRPYRLAQLERVIEHMANTGDVWFARMDTVAEHAAPSLRESAVPTP; encoded by the coding sequence ATGCCCGGACCGCACTCCTTTCCCGACGGCAACACCAGCGCCGTCTCACTGACCTTCGACGTCGACGCCGAAGCGGGCTGGCTGGGCGAAGGACCCGAGTACGCCCGCCGGCTGACCATCCTGTCCGAAGGCCGCTACGGGGTCACCCGCGGTATCCCGAGAATTCTGGAACTGCTTGCCAGACATGCTATTCCAGCGACCTTCTTCGTCCCGGGCCACACCGCCGAGCAGCATCCCGCCATGGTGGAAGCGCTGTTGGAGGCCGGGCACGAGATCGCCCACCATGGCTATCTGCACCTGCGTAGCGACAAAGTGAGCCCGGTCGCCCAGGCCGAGGAGATCGAGCGCGGCCTCGAGGTGTTCGAGCGTCTGGGCGTACCGGCGCCCCGCGGATACCGCTCGACATCGTGGGAGCTGACGCCCGAGACCTTCGAGCTGCTGGTGCAACACGGGTTCGCCTACGACTCCAGTTGCATGGGCGACGACCGTCCCTACCTCGAACGCTGGGAGGACCTGGAAATCCTCGAGATACCCGTGCACTGGTCCCTTGATGACTGGCCACGCTTCGGATGGAACATCGACGGCGGAGGCAACGTCGCCGACCCTGAGGAACTGCGCCGCACCTGGATCGCCGAATTCGACTCTGCCCGCGCCGAACAACGCCACACCAGTTTCACCATGCATCCCGAGGTCATCGGCCGGCCCTACCGGCTGGCGCAACTCGAACGCGTCATCGAGCACATGGCGAACACCGGTGATGTCTGGTTCGCCAGGATGGATACCGTTGCCGAGCACGCCGCCCCGAGCCTGCGGGAATCGGCGGTGCCGACACCGTGA
- a CDS encoding Lrp/AsnC family transcriptional regulator, with protein sequence MAADSLDDLDRGILRQLEEDGRRAFREIARTLGTSEATVRARVKRMQDLEILRIVAFADPERLGNHQLALAMLSVEPHRHGDVVAQLSKLPEISYVSTLLGRFDICAEIASSSNVELWEFLETQVNTIEGVRAVETLSIVHVHKLRYGSPPTA encoded by the coding sequence ATGGCCGCGGACAGTCTCGATGACCTCGATCGTGGGATCCTGCGTCAACTCGAGGAAGACGGTCGGCGCGCGTTCCGTGAGATCGCCCGCACTCTGGGTACCTCGGAGGCCACCGTCCGCGCCCGCGTCAAGCGGATGCAGGACCTCGAGATCCTGCGCATCGTGGCGTTCGCCGACCCCGAGCGCTTGGGCAATCATCAACTGGCCCTGGCGATGTTGTCCGTGGAACCCCACCGCCACGGGGACGTGGTGGCCCAGCTGAGCAAGCTTCCCGAGATTTCCTACGTCTCCACTCTCCTGGGCCGTTTCGACATCTGCGCCGAGATCGCCAGCTCCAGCAACGTCGAGTTGTGGGAGTTCCTCGAGACGCAGGTCAACACCATCGAAGGCGTCCGAGCAGTGGAAACGTTGTCCATCGTGCACGTGCACAAACTGCGCTACGGTTCACCCCCCACCGCCTGA